From bacterium, a single genomic window includes:
- a CDS encoding succinate dehydrogenase — MSQTSGKYAFLLRKLHSLSGIIPIGVYLLEHLFSNGMATRGPESFDKIVNLLTGLPFLLVIEFAVIVVPILFHGIYGLFLTYEHQPNAAQYNYYRNWLFHFQRWTGIIMLIYIGWHVYTTRLMSIITGQHMSYEFMNNLLNNPTWGGFAFVFMIIGLASTVFHFSNGVWNFLIKWGITPGPDSQKWSLAFCTVVGWAMFFWGLAALFAMKGWWNYEWFVG, encoded by the coding sequence ATGTCACAAACAAGCGGTAAGTACGCGTTTTTGCTCAGGAAGCTGCACAGCCTGAGCGGCATAATCCCCATCGGGGTGTACCTGCTCGAACACCTGTTTTCAAACGGGATGGCGACGCGCGGCCCGGAGTCGTTCGACAAAATCGTTAACCTGCTCACCGGCCTGCCGTTCCTGCTCGTCATCGAGTTCGCGGTGATCGTCGTCCCGATACTGTTCCACGGGATTTACGGCCTGTTCCTTACGTACGAGCATCAGCCGAACGCGGCGCAGTACAATTACTACCGCAACTGGCTGTTCCATTTCCAGCGCTGGACGGGAATAATCATGCTCATCTACATCGGCTGGCACGTTTATACGACGCGGCTGATGAGCATTATCACCGGACAGCACATGAGCTACGAGTTCATGAACAACCTGCTCAACAACCCGACATGGGGCGGATTCGCGTTCGTGTTCATGATCATCGGACTCGCCTCGACCGTTTTTCATTTCTCGAACGGCGTCTGGAATTTCCTGATCAAGTGGGGGATCACTCCCGGCCCGGACAGCCAAAAGTGGAGCCTCGCCTTTTGTACGGTGGTGGGCTGGGCGATGTTCTTCTGGGGGCTCGCGGCGCTGTTCGCGATGAAGGGCTGGTGGAATTACGAATGGTTCGTGGGATAG
- the sdhA gene encoding succinate dehydrogenase flavoprotein subunit codes for MAKFKFAVVGGGLAGLGCAMKLAESGYDVDLFSIVPVRRSHSVCAQGGINAAKNLKGEGDSCDVHFDDTVYGGDFLANQPPVKSMCYAAPKIIDLFDRMGVMFNRTPEGNLDFRRFGGTLHHRTAFAGATTGQQLIYALDEQVRRWEAEGRVKKFEGYEFTGIIKDSKGNCVGMTALDLREMKVHAFKYDAICMAVGGPGLIFGKTTNSVINTGAAASRCYQQGAWYANPEFIQVHPTAIPGEDKCRLMSESARGEGGRVWVYKDGKPWYFLEEMFPAYGNLVPRDIATRVIYDVCVNQGLGVDGKLQVYLDLSHLPADFLDRKLGGIMEIYEKFAGEDPRRKPMKVFPAVHYSMGGLWCDYERDADGFMVEGSPRNHQTNIPGLWAAGECEYQYHGANRLGANALLSCTFAGMQSAPSMANYAKNASREDVPQSVLDEAAKKEQAVYDALAKREGKENVHLLSDELGETMNRNCTIVRYNGKLKESDDKVLELMERYANVGVTDRGMFANQTLAFTRQFMDMLILARPILAGAIARDESRGAHYKPDFPERNDSDFLKTTIAEFTPDGPKLSWQDVDVSLIKPRLRSYVKASEGVKGTKVGG; via the coding sequence ATGGCTAAATTCAAATTTGCGGTCGTTGGCGGCGGGCTTGCGGGCCTCGGTTGCGCGATGAAGCTCGCCGAAAGCGGTTACGACGTGGACCTGTTCAGCATCGTGCCGGTGCGCCGCTCGCATTCGGTTTGCGCGCAGGGCGGAATCAACGCGGCGAAAAACCTGAAGGGCGAGGGCGACTCCTGCGACGTGCACTTCGACGACACGGTGTACGGCGGCGACTTCCTGGCCAACCAGCCTCCGGTCAAAAGCATGTGTTACGCAGCGCCGAAGATAATCGACCTGTTCGACAGGATGGGCGTTATGTTCAACCGCACGCCGGAGGGCAACCTGGACTTCCGGCGCTTCGGCGGCACGCTGCACCACCGCACCGCGTTCGCGGGCGCGACGACCGGCCAGCAGCTTATTTACGCGCTGGACGAGCAGGTGCGCCGCTGGGAGGCGGAAGGGCGGGTCAAGAAGTTCGAAGGCTACGAATTCACCGGAATCATCAAGGATTCAAAAGGCAACTGCGTCGGAATGACGGCGCTCGACCTGCGGGAGATGAAAGTGCACGCGTTCAAGTACGACGCCATCTGCATGGCCGTCGGCGGGCCGGGATTGATATTCGGCAAGACGACGAACAGCGTCATAAACACCGGCGCGGCCGCGTCCCGCTGCTACCAGCAGGGCGCGTGGTACGCGAATCCCGAGTTCATCCAGGTGCATCCGACAGCCATTCCCGGCGAAGACAAGTGCAGGCTGATGAGCGAAAGCGCACGCGGCGAAGGCGGCCGCGTATGGGTTTACAAAGACGGCAAGCCCTGGTACTTCCTGGAGGAAATGTTCCCCGCATACGGAAATCTCGTGCCTCGCGATATCGCGACTCGTGTCATTTACGACGTGTGCGTCAACCAAGGACTGGGTGTGGACGGTAAGCTGCAGGTATATCTCGATCTCTCCCATCTTCCCGCGGATTTCCTCGACCGCAAGCTTGGGGGAATAATGGAGATTTACGAAAAATTCGCGGGGGAAGATCCGCGACGCAAACCGATGAAGGTGTTTCCCGCTGTGCATTATTCGATGGGCGGGCTGTGGTGCGATTACGAAAGGGATGCCGATGGATTTATGGTTGAGGGCAGTCCCAGAAACCATCAGACGAACATTCCCGGACTCTGGGCAGCGGGCGAATGCGAGTACCAGTACCACGGCGCGAATAGGCTGGGCGCGAACGCCCTGCTGTCCTGCACGTTCGCCGGAATGCAGAGCGCCCCGAGCATGGCGAACTACGCGAAAAACGCCAGCCGAGAGGACGTGCCGCAATCAGTGCTGGACGAGGCTGCGAAAAAGGAGCAGGCGGTTTACGACGCGCTTGCGAAGCGGGAAGGCAAGGAAAACGTGCACCTGCTATCGGACGAACTCGGCGAAACGATGAACCGCAACTGCACCATCGTGCGTTACAACGGCAAGCTGAAGGAATCGGACGACAAGGTGCTGGAGTTGATGGAGCGCTACGCGAATGTCGGGGTGACGGACCGCGGGATGTTCGCCAACCAGACGCTGGCGTTCACAAGGCAATTCATGGACATGCTCATACTCGCGCGGCCGATTTTGGCCGGCGCGATCGCGCGCGACGAAAGCCGCGGCGCTCATTACAAGCCGGACTTTCCGGAGCGCAACGACTCGGATTTCTTGAAGACGACGATCGCGGAATTTACGCCGGACGGGCCGAAGCTGTCCTGGCAGGACGTGGACGTTTCGCTGATCAAGCCCCGGCTGCGCAGCTACGTGAAGGCGAGCGAGGGCGTGAAGGGCACGAAGGTGGGAGGATAA
- a CDS encoding Fe-S-containing hydro-lyase: protein MAAREVKTPLSPEVAASLKSGEPVEITGVVYTARDAAHKRICEMLDRGEEPPFPLEGSVVYYVGPSPARPGSVIGSAGPTTSYRMDPYAPRLIALGMRGMIGKGNRTAEVKEACVKHGAVYFGALGGGAALLAKCIKKAEVIAFEDLGAEAVRRLEVERFPVVVINDAHGGDAYLEGQKEYARV from the coding sequence ATGGCTGCGCGTGAAGTCAAAACCCCGCTTTCACCCGAGGTCGCCGCATCGCTCAAAAGCGGCGAGCCCGTCGAAATCACCGGCGTCGTCTACACCGCCCGTGACGCCGCTCACAAGCGCATCTGCGAAATGCTCGACCGCGGCGAGGAGCCGCCCTTCCCTCTTGAAGGCAGCGTCGTTTACTACGTCGGCCCGTCGCCGGCCAGGCCCGGAAGCGTCATCGGTAGCGCGGGCCCCACGACGAGCTACCGGATGGATCCGTATGCGCCGCGGCTGATCGCGCTCGGAATGCGCGGGATGATCGGCAAGGGCAACCGGACGGCGGAAGTGAAGGAAGCCTGCGTCAAGCACGGCGCGGTTTATTTCGGCGCGCTGGGCGGAGGCGCGGCGCTTCTTGCAAAATGCATTAAAAAGGCCGAGGTCATCGCGTTCGAGGATCTCGGCGCCGAGGCGGTGCGCAGGCTGGAGGTGGAGCGCTTCCCCGTCGTGGTCATCAACGACGCGCATGGGGGCGACGCGTATCTGGAAGGTCAAAAAGAGTACGCCCGCGTTTAG
- a CDS encoding PKD domain-containing protein — MTLVSNGSYDADGTIVKYQWDFEGDGKFDTSSAAPEPVTHEYPAGEYHAKLRVTDNGGKTATAETGLIFSNPAHLYWTFERVDGGPEAGYDAGLSPSIAFQPIKQRPAILYLAEQIPRIALLNADNEWVVNTCPFSYQAHTVSNLVIKDDGTAEFALITLDGLLIGLQLSSYTGWSELFKMFPADSNFSPLLRLHPSTETVGVYIGGDVDNGDIMYMSNGDEGWTSENTGFNRSAIEARPRDIAFEASQPKILLADRNICIIAKEPNSNWSINFAVKDPLWYYRSAIFRRGGSVDSILVIENGSSLIQEFAYIEGLWKQSYAVFQDFPTSTSAPNWLVQGQGEVGYIALIKGGYFGKKSTTFVAFKDNLVCRDDLGLFTAANYEDISLGLSNVGIAVIAYHDTESRSLVFGTRIQALTFN, encoded by the coding sequence GTGACGCTCGTATCGAACGGCAGTTACGACGCGGACGGGACGATTGTGAAATACCAGTGGGACTTCGAGGGCGACGGCAAGTTCGACACATCGTCCGCCGCACCCGAACCCGTCACGCACGAATACCCGGCGGGGGAGTACCACGCGAAGCTGCGCGTGACCGACAACGGCGGCAAGACCGCGACCGCGGAGACGGGGCTGATATTCAGCAATCCCGCGCACCTGTACTGGACGTTCGAGCGGGTGGACGGCGGGCCGGAGGCGGGGTATGACGCGGGGCTCTCACCAAGTATAGCCTTCCAGCCTATAAAACAGAGACCGGCCATTCTCTATTTGGCGGAACAGATTCCAAGAATTGCGCTTTTGAACGCCGACAACGAATGGGTTGTGAATACTTGCCCCTTCTCGTACCAAGCTCATACAGTTTCCAACCTTGTAATAAAAGATGACGGCACGGCGGAATTCGCTCTGATCACTTTAGATGGTTTGTTGATTGGCTTGCAGTTATCGTCTTATACTGGATGGTCGGAATTATTTAAAATGTTCCCTGCCGATTCAAACTTCAGTCCTTTATTGCGCTTGCATCCGTCGACCGAAACCGTTGGTGTTTATATTGGCGGAGATGTCGATAACGGGGATATCATGTACATGTCTAATGGCGATGAAGGCTGGACCTCCGAAAACACCGGTTTTAATCGTAGCGCAATTGAAGCCCGCCCGCGCGATATTGCGTTTGAAGCCAGCCAACCCAAGATTCTTTTGGCCGATAGAAACATATGCATAATTGCAAAGGAGCCAAATAGCAATTGGAGCATCAATTTTGCCGTAAAGGATCCCTTGTGGTATTACCGCAGTGCAATTTTCCGGCGCGGAGGCTCCGTAGATTCTATTTTGGTGATTGAAAATGGCTCGTCCTTAATTCAGGAATTTGCATATATAGAGGGTCTTTGGAAGCAGTCCTATGCTGTGTTCCAAGATTTTCCAACATCCACCTCCGCTCCGAATTGGCTTGTGCAGGGACAAGGCGAAGTGGGTTACATCGCGCTGATAAAGGGCGGTTACTTCGGAAAGAAATCTACCACCTTTGTTGCATTTAAGGATAACCTTGTTTGCCGCGACGATTTGGGATTATTCACTGCCGCAAACTACGAGGACATTTCATTAGGTTTAAGCAATGTCGGTATTGCCGTTATTGCCTACCACGACACTGAATCGCGCTCTCTGGTTTTTGGAACGAGAATACAGGCTTTGACATTTAATTAA